In Oscillatoria acuminata PCC 6304, a single window of DNA contains:
- a CDS encoding tocopherol cyclase family protein: protein MTHDQPSMTRLERETPHSGYHWNSSPRRFFEGWYYRVTLPTDRQTFAFMYSIEDPTGGSPYSGGGAQILGPDDGYLCRTFPDVKGFWAWSSSLALGHWGKTELPYPPNYLSPHEFDHYIEQGYQGTATWHQGKLCDPGTGQRCEWQYAISPVYGWGDRQRGQLATAGLLSFLPMFEPGWQILMAHGLATGWIDWNGKRYEFANAPAYAEKNWGGAFPEKWFWVNCNCFDDEPDLALTAGGGRRGVLWWMESVALICIHYRGEFYEFVPWNAQVSWEIDPWGRWQMQASNDRFTVELTATTDQPGTRLRAPTQEGLTFVCRDTMQGHLTLTLRSRLGNPGEIIFQATSSLCGVETGGGPWTETWRSA, encoded by the coding sequence ATGACCCACGACCAACCCAGTATGACCAGACTAGAACGCGAAACCCCCCACAGTGGATACCATTGGAATAGTAGTCCACGCCGGTTTTTTGAAGGGTGGTATTATCGGGTCACCTTACCCACGGACCGCCAAACTTTTGCCTTTATGTATTCTATCGAAGACCCCACAGGCGGTTCCCCCTATAGTGGGGGCGGTGCTCAAATTTTAGGGCCGGATGATGGCTATTTATGCCGGACCTTTCCCGATGTTAAAGGGTTTTGGGCCTGGTCTAGCAGTTTAGCCCTGGGTCACTGGGGAAAAACCGAGTTACCTTACCCGCCCAACTATTTATCCCCCCATGAGTTCGATCACTATATTGAACAAGGTTATCAAGGAACCGCCACTTGGCATCAAGGCAAATTGTGCGACCCCGGCACAGGACAACGTTGCGAGTGGCAATATGCCATTTCCCCCGTCTATGGATGGGGTGATCGCCAGCGGGGTCAGTTAGCAACTGCCGGGTTACTCTCGTTTTTACCGATGTTTGAACCGGGGTGGCAGATTTTGATGGCCCACGGTTTGGCAACCGGGTGGATCGACTGGAATGGCAAGCGCTATGAATTTGCCAATGCCCCTGCCTACGCTGAGAAAAACTGGGGGGGAGCTTTTCCCGAAAAATGGTTTTGGGTGAATTGTAACTGTTTTGACGATGAACCGGACCTGGCGTTAACCGCTGGAGGAGGACGTCGCGGGGTCCTGTGGTGGATGGAGTCTGTGGCCCTGATTTGTATCCATTATCGCGGTGAGTTTTATGAATTTGTCCCCTGGAATGCTCAAGTGAGTTGGGAGATTGACCCTTGGGGTCGGTGGCAAATGCAGGCGAGTAACGATCGCTTTACCGTAGAACTCACCGCCACCACGGATCAACCGGGAACACGCCTGCGTGCCCCCACCCAAGAGGGATTAACCTTTGTCTGTCGCGATACCATGCAGGGTCACCTCACTCTCACCCTGCGATCGCGTCTGGGTAACCCTGGGGAGATAATTTTCCAGGCCACCAGTTCCCTCTGTGGCGTGGAAACTGGCGGAGGTCCTTGGACAGAAACCTGGCGATCGGCTTAA
- a CDS encoding diguanylate cyclase, producing the protein MIQANRLLCSFDIESAIDRNVQIVSADTPLIEAIALMKSQGQSADSTVSSYQQTAESFSGQEGVEPCLFVMNETHEIGLLTPRDILEFLGTEKSWKKTPIAAVMQKCSISLKESDCFDICTILNWFQQGVHYLPVLSDSTHQIVGCITPSRLLQRFYVAPPGKIINNSVQAQHQEQGEISVQNYPKKSLISKFKSLSNSSTIGYKKRPEGRIGHRIKIMPYMKKTAARSKSLTFLSCLRKTSLDSNCLTQNFPDIFSVMNFQNSRQILTENDRIFLKVFAAMTEIILVIDKRANLIKIAPTHPVVHRSEENSQLISQTLDFFFNGSQAETFLGPIRESLQTQTPIRFDYLLNLGKQQKKFTANISPLSNHSVIWAAQDITEHYQTIQALQYSESLLRGVLNSSLDGIMAFKAIRNSEGTIIDFQWLTINPIAEKIVGRRREDVLGKYLLQEMPGNLETGLFQRYVEVVNTQEPLELEFYYNHEGIQAWFKMMAVKLDDGFTVTFRNITEDKQAEATLQQANDKLIRWVEELKQRNREMALLGEMNELLQACETLEEAYKAIGLKLPQLFPSCSGGLAAINSFTNRVETVATWGKLPGSKPWFSPHECWALRRGRSHRVDNSPFSLFCDHLHSHLSPVESLCIPMMAQGEISGLLYLICSYKGRLSDAKQQLARTVSEQIALALANIKLRETLHTQSIRDSLTGLFNRRYLEETLERELQRAHRQDQSVGIVMIDIDHFKHFNDTFGHDAGDAVLRQVGELLMKNIRGSDIACRYGGEELTLILPDATLSETYRRAEQIREAIKNLVLEHRGELLGIITASLGIACYPTAGVTGDDLIRAADTALYRAKALGRDRVVTAGSYPI; encoded by the coding sequence ATGATTCAAGCAAATCGTTTGTTATGTTCGTTCGATATAGAATCTGCAATTGACCGAAATGTTCAGATTGTTTCGGCGGATACCCCCTTGATTGAGGCGATCGCATTAATGAAGAGTCAAGGGCAGTCGGCTGATAGTACAGTCTCGTCCTACCAGCAGACTGCTGAATCATTCTCGGGCCAAGAGGGAGTAGAACCCTGCCTCTTTGTCATGAATGAGACTCACGAGATCGGTTTACTAACGCCCCGAGATATTCTAGAGTTTTTAGGGACCGAAAAATCTTGGAAAAAAACTCCGATTGCAGCGGTCATGCAGAAGTGTTCCATCTCTCTTAAAGAGTCAGACTGTTTCGATATTTGTACAATTTTGAATTGGTTTCAGCAGGGCGTTCATTACCTTCCCGTTCTCAGCGATTCAACTCATCAAATTGTCGGCTGTATCACCCCTTCTCGACTGTTACAGCGATTTTATGTGGCACCCCCAGGCAAAATAATTAATAATTCAGTTCAAGCCCAGCATCAAGAACAGGGCGAAATCAGTGTTCAAAATTACCCTAAGAAGTCATTAATCTCCAAGTTTAAAAGTTTGTCCAATTCGAGTACAATTGGATATAAAAAGCGACCAGAAGGTCGCATCGGGCATCGAATTAAAATTATGCCCTATATGAAAAAAACCGCTGCCAGATCTAAGAGTCTAACCTTTTTAAGTTGCTTGAGAAAAACGTCATTAGACAGCAATTGCTTGACTCAAAATTTTCCCGATATTTTTTCGGTCATGAACTTCCAAAATTCTCGTCAAATTTTAACAGAAAATGACCGAATTTTTCTGAAAGTTTTTGCAGCAATGACGGAGATTATTCTAGTCATTGATAAAAGGGCTAATCTCATAAAAATAGCGCCAACCCATCCCGTTGTACACCGATCTGAAGAAAATTCTCAACTGATCAGCCAGACCCTGGACTTTTTTTTTAACGGTTCCCAAGCTGAAACCTTTTTAGGCCCAATTCGCGAGTCCCTACAAACCCAGACTCCGATTCGATTTGATTACCTTTTAAACCTGGGGAAACAGCAAAAGAAATTTACAGCTAATATTTCCCCCCTGTCTAATCACTCAGTAATCTGGGCGGCGCAGGATATTACAGAACACTACCAAACAATTCAAGCCTTGCAATATTCAGAATCCTTACTCCGGGGGGTTTTAAATAGTTCTTTGGATGGAATTATGGCATTCAAAGCCATCCGAAATTCTGAAGGAACTATCATCGATTTTCAGTGGCTAACTATCAATCCCATTGCCGAAAAAATCGTCGGACGCCGGAGGGAAGATGTGCTGGGAAAATATCTGCTGCAAGAAATGCCCGGAAATCTCGAAACTGGATTATTTCAACGGTATGTTGAGGTCGTCAATACCCAAGAACCCCTAGAATTAGAATTTTATTACAACCATGAAGGAATCCAGGCTTGGTTTAAAATGATGGCGGTTAAACTCGATGACGGATTTACCGTCACCTTTCGCAATATTACCGAGGATAAGCAAGCCGAAGCTACCTTACAACAAGCCAATGATAAGCTGATTCGCTGGGTGGAAGAACTCAAACAACGCAATCGCGAAATGGCCTTATTGGGGGAAATGAATGAATTGTTGCAAGCCTGTGAAACCCTAGAAGAAGCCTACAAAGCGATCGGGCTAAAATTGCCTCAGTTATTCCCCTCCTGTTCCGGGGGACTCGCGGCGATCAACTCTTTTACAAATCGCGTGGAAACTGTAGCCACTTGGGGAAAACTTCCCGGCAGTAAACCGTGGTTTTCCCCCCATGAATGCTGGGCTTTACGACGGGGGCGATCGCATCGAGTAGACAATAGTCCCTTTAGCTTATTTTGTGACCACTTACACTCCCACCTTTCCCCCGTGGAATCCCTCTGCATCCCCATGATGGCCCAGGGAGAAATCTCCGGATTGCTGTATTTAATTTGCAGTTATAAAGGACGATTAAGCGACGCCAAACAACAGTTAGCCCGCACGGTTTCCGAACAAATTGCCTTAGCCTTAGCCAATATTAAACTCCGGGAAACCCTCCATACCCAAAGTATTCGCGATTCCCTCACCGGACTGTTTAATCGCCGTTACCTAGAAGAGACCCTAGAAAGAGAACTCCAACGCGCCCACCGTCAAGACCAATCCGTCGGCATTGTCATGATTGACATTGACCATTTTAAACATTTTAACGATACCTTCGGCCATGATGCCGGGGATGCGGTGTTGCGACAAGTGGGGGAATTATTAATGAAAAATATTCGCGGGTCAGATATTGCCTGCCGCTACGGAGGGGAAGAATTAACCCTAATTTTACCCGATGCCACCTTATCAGAAACCTATCGTCGCGCCGAACAAATCCGGGAAGCGATTAAAAACCTCGTGTTAGAACATCGCGGGGAATTATTGGGAATCATCACCGCCTCCCTGGGAATTGCTTGCTATCCCACCGCTGGGGTCACCGGAGATGACCTAATTCGGGCCGCAGATACCGCCCTCTACCGCGCCAAAGCCCTCGGACGCGATCGGGTCGTCACCGCAGGCAGCTATCCCATCTAA
- a CDS encoding GUN4 domain-containing protein, giving the protein MDSLNDEISSRYQKLQQFLASGKWREADEETRRVMLQVAGREKERWLNLDDINQFPCEDLRQIDGLWVQYSNGRFGFSVQKRIWQECGGKVDLETEERLADRVGWKMRGKSIKNYDKLTFSTLSPPGNLPAVWIHYDKLTFSTVSPPGHLPAVGSWFFWLGPYWRGWAVSVFFSRVQTCKL; this is encoded by the coding sequence ATGGACTCCTTAAACGATGAAATTTCCTCCCGCTATCAGAAACTACAGCAATTCCTGGCATCAGGCAAATGGCGCGAGGCGGATGAAGAAACTAGACGAGTGATGCTCCAGGTGGCGGGGAGAGAAAAAGAGAGATGGTTGAATTTGGATGATATCAACCAATTCCCGTGTGAAGATTTGCGCCAAATTGACGGCCTTTGGGTACAATACAGCAATGGCCGCTTTGGGTTTTCGGTTCAGAAGCGCATCTGGCAAGAATGCGGTGGGAAAGTGGACTTAGAGACAGAAGAAAGGCTGGCCGATCGGGTCGGTTGGAAGATGCGGGGAAAGTCGATAAAAAATTATGATAAACTTACTTTCAGCACTCTGTCCCCCCCCGGGAACCTTCCTGCGGTGTGGATACATTATGATAAACTTACTTTCAGCACTGTGTCCCCCCCCGGGCACCTTCCTGCGGTTGGGTCGTGGTTTTTTTGGTTGGGGCCCTATTGGAGGGGGTGGGCTGTTTCTGTCTTCTTCTCTCGCGTCCAGACTTGTAAATTGTAA
- the ileS gene encoding isoleucine--tRNA ligase encodes MTEAKTYKDTVNLPKTGFDMRANAVKREPELQKFWADHQIYERLSQNNPGELFILHDGPPYANGSLHMGHALNKVLKDIINKYKLLRGHQVRYVPGWDCHGLPIELKVLQAMKSKERQNLTPLTLRQKAQEFALKTVEEQKESFKRYGIWGDWENPYLTLKPEYEAAQIGVFGKMVLKGYIYRGRKPVHWSPSSQTALAEAELEYPEGHTSRSIYAAFQITKLADTASDLKAYMKQLWVGIWTTTPWTIPGNLAVSVNPQLEYAVVETAADYEPASGKFLIVAAELVDRLSETLGTSLTVKAKIKGKDLEGCEYKHPLCDRTSPVVIGGDYVTTESGTGLVHTAPGHGLEDYQVGQRYGLPILAPVDGNGNFTEEAGEFAGLNVLDEGNTAVIEALKTAKSLLKEEPYVHKYPYDWRTKKPTIFRATEQWFASVDGFREEAMKAISEVKWVPAQGENRIKGMVSERSDWCISRQRSWGVPIPVFYEEETGEPLMTEETIAHVQAIVAEKGSDAWWELPIEDLLPEPYRSNGKTYRKGTDTMDVWFDSGSSWAAVVGGREELRYPADLYLEGSDQHRGWFQSSLLTSVANNSIAPYKSVLTHGFVLDENNRKMSKSLGNVVDPATIINGGSNQKQEPPYGADVLRLWVSSVDYSSDVPIGKNILKQLSDVYRKIRNTARFLLGNLEDFDPAKDAVPYEELPELDRYMLHRMTEIFAEVTDAFESYQFFRFFQTVQNFCVVDLSNFYLDIAKDRLYISAVDAKRRRSCQTVLAIALENLAKAVAPVLCHIAEDIWQNLPYPTPYNSVFEAGWVQVEDHWKQPELAKTWQTLRQLRGEVNQVLEKARQDKAVGSSLEAKLLLYVEDVKLRQTLQNLNPARSVGTVPTTTTVANPPEETKGSATIANIPEETTQETTATPPSPEDIPQWQQLLNAALAVMAELPRYLGVFFSDYRRPLLSVGLIVSATVSTIVLGAIVDAIADFPLLPGLLELIGIGYSGWFVNRYVLRANNRQELTDTIASVSNYVLGKTQTDAAIDALEAFEEAMEEAIHPVTVPSPTPGVAVSQSVGNGVDELRYLFITSQVEVLDNPQRLEALKYSAQVNGWGIGVVDAEGQKCDRCWNYSTHVGESEEDPTICDRCVAALAGEF; translated from the coding sequence GTGACCGAAGCAAAAACGTATAAAGATACCGTCAACCTGCCCAAAACAGGCTTTGACATGAGGGCCAACGCCGTCAAACGCGAACCCGAACTCCAGAAATTTTGGGCCGATCATCAAATCTATGAACGCCTGTCACAGAACAATCCCGGTGAATTGTTCATCCTTCATGATGGGCCGCCCTACGCCAACGGGTCCCTCCACATGGGACACGCCCTCAACAAAGTCCTCAAAGACATCATCAACAAGTATAAGTTGCTGCGCGGCCATCAAGTCCGCTATGTCCCCGGTTGGGATTGTCATGGCTTGCCTATCGAACTGAAAGTGCTACAAGCCATGAAATCCAAGGAACGTCAAAACCTGACGCCCTTAACATTGCGCCAAAAAGCCCAAGAATTTGCCCTAAAAACCGTTGAAGAACAAAAAGAGAGTTTCAAACGGTATGGCATCTGGGGAGACTGGGAAAATCCCTATCTCACCTTAAAACCCGAATACGAAGCCGCCCAAATTGGTGTCTTTGGTAAAATGGTCCTGAAAGGCTATATCTACCGAGGACGGAAACCTGTGCATTGGAGTCCCAGTTCTCAAACCGCCCTCGCCGAAGCGGAATTAGAATATCCCGAAGGTCACACCTCTCGCAGTATCTATGCCGCATTCCAAATCACAAAGTTAGCTGATACAGCATCCGACCTCAAAGCCTACATGAAACAACTGTGGGTGGGAATCTGGACCACCACTCCTTGGACCATTCCCGGGAACTTAGCGGTGAGTGTGAACCCGCAACTGGAATATGCCGTGGTCGAAACCGCTGCCGATTACGAACCCGCCTCGGGCAAATTCCTAATTGTTGCTGCGGAATTAGTCGATCGCCTCTCCGAAACCCTGGGAACATCTCTCACCGTCAAAGCCAAAATCAAAGGCAAAGATTTAGAAGGCTGTGAGTACAAACATCCCCTGTGCGATCGCACCAGTCCCGTAGTCATCGGCGGCGATTACGTCACCACCGAATCCGGGACCGGCCTCGTACATACCGCCCCCGGACATGGTTTAGAAGATTACCAAGTCGGACAACGCTATGGCTTACCCATCTTAGCCCCGGTAGATGGCAACGGCAACTTTACCGAAGAAGCGGGAGAATTTGCCGGATTAAATGTCTTGGATGAAGGAAACACCGCCGTCATCGAAGCCTTGAAAACCGCCAAATCGTTACTTAAAGAAGAACCCTACGTTCATAAATATCCCTACGATTGGCGCACCAAAAAACCCACCATCTTCCGGGCAACAGAACAATGGTTTGCCTCCGTGGATGGATTCCGAGAAGAAGCCATGAAAGCCATTTCCGAAGTCAAATGGGTTCCCGCCCAAGGAGAAAATCGGATTAAAGGAATGGTATCAGAACGGTCCGATTGGTGTATCTCCCGCCAACGCAGTTGGGGCGTTCCCATCCCGGTATTCTATGAAGAAGAAACCGGCGAACCCTTAATGACCGAAGAAACCATCGCTCATGTTCAGGCCATTGTCGCAGAAAAAGGGTCTGATGCTTGGTGGGAATTACCCATCGAAGACCTCTTACCCGAACCCTATCGCAGCAACGGCAAAACCTACCGCAAAGGCACCGACACAATGGATGTCTGGTTTGATTCCGGTTCCTCCTGGGCCGCAGTCGTCGGGGGTCGCGAAGAATTGCGCTATCCGGCAGACCTCTATTTAGAAGGGTCTGACCAACATCGCGGCTGGTTCCAATCCAGCTTACTCACCAGCGTTGCCAATAATAGCATCGCCCCCTATAAAAGCGTGTTAACTCATGGATTTGTCCTCGATGAGAACAACCGCAAAATGAGCAAATCCCTGGGGAATGTCGTCGATCCAGCGACTATCATCAATGGCGGAAGCAACCAGAAACAAGAACCCCCTTATGGGGCGGATGTTCTCCGGTTATGGGTTTCATCGGTAGATTATTCTTCTGATGTTCCCATCGGAAAAAATATCCTGAAGCAGCTATCGGATGTCTATCGAAAAATCCGCAATACTGCCCGATTCTTGTTGGGCAACTTAGAGGATTTTGACCCAGCAAAAGATGCAGTTCCCTACGAAGAATTGCCGGAATTAGACCGATATATGCTGCATCGAATGACGGAGATTTTCGCCGAAGTTACCGATGCCTTTGAGAGTTATCAATTCTTCCGCTTCTTCCAAACCGTGCAGAATTTCTGCGTGGTCGATTTGTCTAACTTCTACCTCGATATTGCCAAGGACCGCCTGTATATCAGTGCAGTCGATGCCAAACGGCGCAGAAGCTGCCAAACCGTTCTGGCGATCGCCCTAGAAAACCTCGCCAAAGCAGTCGCCCCCGTCTTGTGCCATATCGCCGAAGATATCTGGCAAAATCTCCCCTATCCCACCCCCTATAACTCCGTCTTTGAAGCGGGTTGGGTTCAAGTAGAAGACCATTGGAAACAACCGGAACTCGCCAAAACCTGGCAAACCCTGCGCCAACTACGCGGGGAAGTCAACCAAGTGCTAGAAAAAGCGCGTCAAGATAAAGCAGTCGGTTCCTCCCTAGAGGCGAAACTCTTGTTATACGTTGAGGATGTCAAACTCCGCCAAACATTACAGAACCTGAACCCAGCGCGATCGGTGGGAACCGTCCCCACCACCACCACTGTCGCCAATCCCCCGGAAGAGACAAAGGGAAGCGCTACCATCGCGAATATCCCGGAAGAAACAACCCAGGAGACAACGGCAACTCCTCCCTCACCCGAAGATATTCCCCAATGGCAACAATTGCTGAATGCTGCTTTAGCAGTCATGGCAGAATTACCCCGCTATCTGGGAGTGTTTTTCTCGGATTATCGCCGTCCCCTGCTGAGTGTGGGATTAATCGTAAGTGCCACAGTCTCCACCATTGTCTTAGGTGCAATTGTGGATGCGATCGCCGATTTCCCGTTGCTTCCCGGTTTACTGGAACTAATTGGCATCGGATACAGTGGATGGTTTGTCAACCGCTATGTCTTACGCGCCAATAACCGCCAAGAACTCACGGATACCATTGCCTCGGTGAGTAACTATGTCCTCGGCAAAACCCAAACCGATGCGGCGATCGATGCCTTAGAGGCATTTGAAGAGGCAATGGAAGAGGCGATCCACCCAGTAACGGTGCCATCTCCAACGCCAGGGGTAGCAGTATCCCAGTCAGTTGGCAACGGAGTAGACGAACTACGGTATCTGTTCATCACCTCCCAAGTCGAAGTGCTAGACAACCCGCAACGACTGGAAGCGTTGAAATATAGCGCCCAAGTCAACGGATGGGGAATTGGTGTAGTGGATGCAGAAGGACAGAAATGCGATCGGTGTTGGAACTACTCGACTCACGTCGGTGAATCCGAGGAAGATCCAACCATTTGCGATCGGTGTGTCGCCGCCTTAGCGGGAGAGTTCTAA
- a CDS encoding DNA-processing protein DprA, with the protein MLTHILPPDTQAILLLCESFGQNRQTEPQPLTLSEYNQVAQWLRENQLKPSDLLEDAGKKQLEKMPTPGKLTGDRLLGLLERGAMLAFAVGKWTNQGIWILARSDRLYPKRLKQQLKHSSPAILYGVGNQNLLDAGGLAVVGSRDLDEEGKEYSQNVAETCAQQDIQIVSGGAKGVDSVAMLGAVLSGGTALGILAHSLTKTAVSSQYRTAIREGKLTLVTAYDPDAGFTVGNAMGRNKYIYAAADYALIVSSAMGEGGTWAGAIEALKRLPNVPVFVRNQGNIPPGNRELIQQGAKPFPLSPWQDSLLELLQNTASQAEPLPVQEERLALDFNPATVAENSVSDEEKTSPVNPTPEPPTEPPANPPAMTRPKDIYHAVLPLIVEQLEQPKDEKSLAEVLEVQVGQLRQWLKKAVEEGKVIKKTKPVQYVINTEATQLSLLEDC; encoded by the coding sequence ATGTTGACTCATATTTTGCCGCCGGATACCCAAGCTATTTTATTATTATGTGAGAGCTTTGGTCAAAATCGCCAAACCGAACCCCAACCCCTCACTCTGAGCGAATATAATCAGGTTGCTCAATGGTTGCGGGAGAATCAACTTAAACCGTCCGATTTACTAGAGGATGCCGGAAAAAAGCAGTTAGAGAAGATGCCAACTCCGGGTAAATTAACCGGCGATCGCCTACTGGGATTATTAGAACGGGGAGCGATGTTAGCTTTTGCCGTGGGAAAATGGACGAATCAGGGAATTTGGATTTTAGCCCGCAGCGATCGGCTTTATCCCAAACGATTAAAACAGCAATTAAAACATTCCTCCCCCGCCATTTTATATGGGGTAGGCAATCAAAACTTATTGGATGCCGGAGGATTAGCAGTCGTCGGTTCCCGAGACTTAGATGAAGAAGGAAAAGAGTACAGCCAAAATGTAGCCGAAACCTGCGCTCAACAAGACATCCAAATCGTTTCGGGCGGTGCAAAAGGCGTGGATTCCGTCGCCATGTTAGGGGCTGTATTATCCGGGGGAACTGCCCTCGGCATCCTAGCTCATAGCTTAACCAAAACAGCAGTTTCCAGTCAATATAGAACCGCAATTCGAGAAGGAAAACTCACCTTAGTCACCGCCTACGACCCCGATGCCGGATTTACCGTCGGCAATGCAATGGGACGGAACAAATACATTTATGCCGCTGCTGATTATGCGTTAATCGTCAGTTCCGCTATGGGTGAAGGGGGAACTTGGGCGGGGGCAATAGAAGCCTTAAAACGGCTGCCCAATGTGCCGGTATTTGTGCGAAATCAAGGCAATATCCCCCCAGGAAATCGCGAACTCATTCAGCAAGGGGCTAAACCCTTTCCCCTCAGTCCTTGGCAGGATTCCTTACTAGAATTATTGCAAAATACCGCATCCCAGGCAGAACCCCTACCCGTTCAAGAAGAGAGATTAGCATTAGACTTCAACCCAGCAACTGTAGCCGAAAATTCTGTCTCCGATGAAGAGAAAACCAGTCCCGTCAATCCCACTCCCGAACCTCCCACCGAACCCCCCGCAAATCCACCCGCGATGACTCGTCCCAAAGACATTTATCATGCGGTTTTACCCTTGATTGTAGAACAGTTAGAACAGCCCAAAGATGAGAAATCTCTCGCCGAAGTGCTAGAAGTCCAAGTCGGACAACTGCGCCAATGGTTAAAAAAAGCCGTGGAGGAAGGGAAGGTGATTAAAAAGACCAAACCTGTCCAATATGTGATTAACACAGAAGCCACCCAGTTATCTTTGTTGGAGGACTGTTAA
- a CDS encoding serine/threonine-protein kinase gives MVWSDGYQLQSRDYRIARVLGQGGFGITYQARHLKLDQDFVIKTPNEHLKFDPDYPKFVDRFIKEGQRIAKLCTNPHPHIVRVFDLFQEGDTHCMVMDFIPGESLWQRVQGRGALPEVEAVTYFQQIGGALQRVHEAGLVHRDAHPGNIMFRGDEAVLIDFGIAGEIVPVTISYKPFGNEAFAPLEQRKGFREPTVDIYTLSASLYYALTGERPASSFDRKIDDVELVPPKQLVRSLSDTVNKAVLKGMELKPQDRPQTMGEWLSVLQPPIPTTTVSPGYQKLDRTRVSPGYQKLDRTRVSPHYEKLQQFLAAGKWREADEETARVMLLVAGREEEGWLDENSINQFPCEDLRRIDGLWVQYSNGRFGFSVQKRIWQECGGKVDYETKCRLGDRVGWRRRDKWLEYHELTFSTMTPPGHLPLGLGTGWGVWEVWNTSSLVARLINCNL, from the coding sequence ATGGTCTGGTCGGACGGATATCAATTGCAGAGTCGGGATTACCGCATCGCACGGGTTTTAGGACAAGGGGGATTCGGCATTACCTATCAAGCGCGTCACCTCAAACTCGACCAAGATTTTGTCATCAAAACCCCCAATGAACATCTGAAGTTCGACCCAGACTATCCTAAATTTGTGGACCGATTTATCAAAGAGGGTCAGCGAATTGCTAAACTCTGCACCAATCCCCATCCCCATATTGTCCGAGTTTTTGACTTATTTCAAGAAGGGGATACACACTGCATGGTGATGGATTTTATTCCTGGGGAGAGTCTGTGGCAACGGGTGCAAGGTCGGGGTGCATTACCGGAAGTCGAAGCGGTGACATATTTTCAACAGATTGGCGGGGCGTTGCAGCGGGTACATGAAGCGGGATTAGTCCATCGCGATGCTCATCCGGGAAATATTATGTTTCGGGGTGATGAAGCGGTTTTGATTGATTTTGGAATTGCCGGAGAAATAGTGCCGGTTACTATCAGTTACAAGCCTTTTGGAAATGAGGCATTTGCACCCTTAGAACAGAGGAAAGGGTTTCGGGAACCGACGGTGGATATTTACACCCTCAGCGCCTCTTTATATTATGCCCTGACCGGGGAACGTCCGGCTAGTTCTTTTGACCGAAAAATTGATGATGTAGAATTAGTGCCACCGAAACAATTAGTGCGGAGTCTGAGCGATACAGTTAACAAAGCCGTGTTAAAGGGGATGGAGTTAAAGCCTCAAGACCGACCCCAAACGATGGGTGAGTGGTTGTCTGTGCTGCAACCTCCTATTCCGACAACGACCGTTTCCCCCGGCTATCAGAAACTAGATCGGACGAGGGTTTCCCCCGGCTATCAGAAACTAGATCGGACGAGGGTTTCCCCACACTATGAGAAACTACAGCAATTCCTGGCAGCAGGCAAATGGCGGGAGGCGGATGAAGAAACGGCACGAGTGATGCTCCTGGTGGCGGGGAGAGAAGAAGAGGGATGGTTGGATGAGAATTCTATCAACCAATTCCCCTGTGAAGATTTGCGCCGAATTGACGGCCTTTGGGTACAATACAGCAATGGCCGCTTTGGATTCTCTGTGCAGAAGCGCATCTGGCAAGAATGCGGTGGAAAAGTGGACTATGAAACCAAGTGTCGCCTGGGCGATAGGGTCGGATGGAGGCGAAGAGATAAGTGGTTGGAGTATCATGAACTCACTTTCAGCACCATGACACCCCCCGGACACCTTCCTTTGGGATTGGGTACTGGGTGGGGGGTTTGGGAGGTTTGGAATACCTCTTCTCTCGTGGCCAGACTTATAAATTGTAACCTGTAA